One genomic segment of Pseudonocardia sp. T1-2H includes these proteins:
- a CDS encoding inorganic phosphate transporter yields MDVSVMVVVVVVTALIFDFTNGFHDTANAMATSIATGALRPKVAVLVAGVLNLVGAFLSVEVARTISSGLVDETRITPVVIFAGLVGAILWNLLTWLLGLPSSSSHALFGGLIGASIVAAGTGAVHFGAVLSKVVVPAVISPVLAGVVALIGTYIAYRSTARADEGTVTRGFRAGQVVSASMVALAHGTNDAQKTMGIITLTLITAGVLAPDSGPPFWVILAAGLAIAIGTYVGGWRIIRTLGKRVSDIETPQGFAAETSSTAVILASSHLGFALSTTQVATGAIFGAGAGRRLASVRWGVAGQMAVAWILTLPAAALVGAAAAWVASAGTFGTVVVAVVGVAVAAGIYAASRRRPITADNVNEVPTPVAAEPVAAAR; encoded by the coding sequence ATGGACGTGTCCGTGATGGTCGTCGTGGTCGTCGTGACCGCGCTGATCTTCGACTTCACCAACGGCTTCCACGACACGGCCAACGCCATGGCCACGTCCATCGCCACCGGGGCCCTGAGACCCAAGGTCGCCGTCCTCGTCGCGGGCGTGCTGAACCTGGTCGGCGCGTTCCTCTCGGTGGAGGTCGCCCGGACGATCTCGAGCGGACTCGTCGACGAAACCAGGATCACCCCGGTGGTGATCTTCGCCGGCCTGGTCGGCGCGATCCTGTGGAACCTGCTCACCTGGCTGCTCGGCCTGCCCTCGAGCTCGTCGCACGCGCTGTTCGGTGGCCTGATCGGCGCGTCGATCGTCGCCGCAGGCACCGGCGCGGTGCACTTCGGCGCGGTGCTGAGCAAGGTCGTCGTCCCGGCCGTGATCTCCCCCGTGCTCGCCGGCGTCGTCGCCCTGATCGGCACCTACATCGCCTACCGCAGCACCGCCCGCGCGGACGAGGGCACCGTCACCCGCGGTTTCCGGGCCGGGCAGGTCGTGTCCGCCTCCATGGTCGCGCTGGCGCACGGGACCAACGACGCGCAGAAGACGATGGGCATCATCACCCTGACCCTGATCACCGCCGGGGTGCTGGCCCCGGACTCCGGGCCGCCGTTCTGGGTGATCCTCGCTGCCGGCCTGGCCATCGCGATCGGCACCTACGTCGGCGGCTGGCGGATCATCCGGACGCTGGGCAAGCGCGTCAGCGACATCGAGACCCCGCAGGGCTTCGCCGCCGAGACCTCCTCGACGGCAGTCATCCTGGCCTCGTCCCACCTGGGCTTCGCCCTGTCGACCACCCAGGTCGCCACGGGTGCGATCTTCGGTGCCGGCGCCGGCCGGCGGCTGGCCTCGGTGCGCTGGGGCGTGGCCGGGCAGATGGCCGTCGCCTGGATCCTGACGCTGCCGGCTGCCGCGCTCGTCGGCGCCGCAGCCGCCTGGGTCGCCTCGGCCGGCACCTTCGGCACGGTGGTCGTGGCGGTCGTCGGGGTGGCCGTCGCCGCCGGGATCTACGCCGCTTCGCGCCGCAGGCCGATCACCGCGGACAACGTCAACGAGGTCCCGACGCCCGTGGCGGCCGAGCCCGTCGCCGCCGCTCGGTGA
- a CDS encoding acyl-CoA dehydrogenase family protein, translating to MAEQAENPELANTEFAFTDEQQELRRAVRKFCAEFSDEATVRALMESPTGYDPKSWARLGAELGVLGLAVPEELGGAGGTLVDQAVVVEELGAALFCGPVFGTVGLAIPALVASSEGPVRSETLEPLVEGARTAAFAVADRGGRFDPTSLTVGATRSGDGWGLTGVVERVVDAAAADVLLVAASGPDGVALFVVEGDAAGVERQVLSTLDMTRRQATVRLTDAPARLLAGPEEAERVCAHALDVGATLLAAEQVGGAQHLLDLTVGYAKERLQFGRPIGSFQAVKHRLADMLVSVEHARSAAYHAAWALQDGTDDPWLAASIAQATCSDAFVDVASGTVQLHGGIGFTWEYQAHLYYKRAITDAALLGSAEAHRGRIAASVLDPSIGRLPPPPVATGVL from the coding sequence GTGGCTGAGCAGGCCGAGAACCCCGAACTCGCGAACACCGAGTTCGCCTTCACCGACGAGCAGCAGGAGCTGCGACGCGCGGTACGCAAGTTCTGTGCCGAGTTCTCGGACGAGGCGACGGTGCGGGCGTTGATGGAGTCGCCCACCGGGTACGACCCCAAGTCGTGGGCCCGCCTCGGGGCGGAGCTGGGGGTCCTGGGCCTGGCGGTGCCCGAGGAGCTGGGCGGCGCGGGGGGCACACTGGTCGACCAGGCCGTGGTCGTCGAGGAGCTCGGGGCGGCGTTGTTCTGCGGTCCCGTGTTCGGCACGGTCGGGCTCGCGATCCCGGCGCTCGTCGCGTCGTCCGAAGGGCCGGTGCGGTCCGAGACGCTGGAGCCCCTGGTCGAGGGCGCGCGCACGGCGGCGTTCGCCGTGGCGGACCGCGGGGGCCGGTTCGACCCGACGTCCCTGACGGTCGGCGCGACGCGGTCCGGGGACGGCTGGGGACTGACGGGCGTGGTCGAGCGGGTGGTCGACGCCGCCGCGGCGGACGTCCTGCTCGTCGCGGCCAGCGGACCGGACGGCGTCGCGCTGTTCGTCGTGGAGGGCGACGCGGCCGGCGTCGAGCGGCAGGTGCTCTCCACGCTCGACATGACCCGCCGGCAGGCCACGGTCCGGCTCACCGACGCCCCGGCGCGGCTGCTCGCCGGGCCGGAGGAGGCGGAGCGGGTCTGCGCGCACGCCCTCGACGTCGGGGCGACGCTGCTGGCGGCGGAGCAGGTCGGCGGGGCGCAGCACCTGCTGGACCTGACCGTCGGGTACGCGAAGGAGCGGCTGCAGTTCGGCCGGCCCATCGGCTCTTTCCAGGCGGTGAAGCACCGCCTCGCGGACATGCTCGTGTCCGTCGAGCACGCCCGCTCCGCCGCCTACCACGCGGCATGGGCGCTGCAGGACGGCACGGACGACCCGTGGCTCGCCGCGAGTATCGCCCAGGCCACCTGCTCGGACGCCTTCGTCGACGTCGCGTCCGGGACCGTGCAGCTGCACGGGGGCATCGGCTTCACCTGGGAGTACCAGGCGCATCTGTACTACAAGCGGGCGATCACCGACGCCGCCCTGCTGGGCAGCGCGGAGGCGCACCGGGGCCGGATCGCGGCGTCGGTCCTCGACCCGTCGATCGGTCGCCTGCCTCCGCCTCCGGTGGCGACCGGCGTCCTGTAG